Proteins from a single region of Pseudomonas quebecensis:
- the def gene encoding peptide deformylase has protein sequence MAILNILEFPDSRLRTIAKPVAVVDDKVRQLVDDMFETMYEAPGIGLAATQVNVHQRVVVMDLSEDRSEPRVFINPEFEPLTDEMGEYQEGCLSVPEFYENVERPLRVKIKALDRDGQPYELIADGLLAVCIQHECDHLNGKLFVDYLSTLKRDRIKKKLEKKHRQQA, from the coding sequence ATGGCTATTTTGAACATCCTCGAATTCCCCGACTCGCGCCTGCGCACGATCGCCAAACCGGTGGCCGTAGTGGACGACAAGGTTCGTCAGTTGGTCGATGACATGTTTGAAACAATGTATGAAGCTCCTGGCATCGGGCTCGCCGCGACGCAGGTCAATGTGCATCAGCGTGTCGTGGTCATGGACCTGTCGGAAGATCGCAGCGAACCGCGGGTGTTCATCAACCCCGAATTCGAACCGCTGACCGATGAGATGGGGGAATACCAGGAAGGCTGCCTGTCGGTGCCGGAGTTCTACGAGAACGTCGAACGCCCGCTGCGTGTGAAGATCAAGGCGCTGGACCGTGATGGCCAACCGTATGAACTGATCGCCGACGGCCTGCTGGCGGTATGCATCCAGCACGAATGCGATCACCTCAACGGCAAGCTGTTTGTCGATTACCTGTCCACGCTCAAGCGTGACCGGATCAAGAAGAAGCTGGAAAAAAAGCATCGCCAGCAAGCTTGA
- a CDS encoding lysophospholipid acyltransferase, which translates to MEKFKGALLVGALRLFALLPWRAVQAVGTAIGWIMWKTPNRSRDTVRINLSKCFPDMDPAERERLVGRSLMDIGKSLTESACAWIWPAQRSIDLVREVEGLEVLHEALASGKGVVGITSHLGNWEVLNHFYCSQCKPIIFYRPPKLKAVDELLRKQRVQLGNRVAASTKEGILSVIKEVRKGGQVGIPADPEPAESAGIFVPFFATQALTSKFVPNMLAGHKAVGVFLHALRLPDGSGYKVILEAAPEDMYSTDTATSCAAMSKVVERYVGAYPSQYMWSMKRFKKRPPGEARWY; encoded by the coding sequence GTGGAAAAGTTTAAAGGCGCCTTGCTGGTAGGCGCTCTCCGGTTGTTTGCCCTGCTGCCCTGGCGCGCTGTCCAGGCGGTCGGCACGGCCATCGGCTGGATCATGTGGAAAACCCCCAACCGCTCGCGCGACACGGTGCGGATCAACCTTTCCAAGTGTTTCCCGGACATGGACCCCGCCGAGCGTGAGCGCCTGGTCGGCCGCAGCCTGATGGACATCGGCAAGTCCCTGACCGAAAGCGCCTGCGCATGGATCTGGCCAGCCCAACGCTCCATTGACCTGGTGCGTGAAGTCGAAGGCCTGGAAGTCCTGCACGAGGCGCTGGCTTCGGGCAAAGGCGTGGTGGGCATCACCAGCCACCTGGGCAACTGGGAAGTGTTGAACCACTTCTATTGCAGCCAGTGCAAACCGATCATTTTCTACCGCCCGCCCAAACTCAAAGCGGTGGACGAATTACTGCGCAAGCAGCGCGTGCAACTGGGCAACCGCGTAGCTGCGTCGACCAAGGAAGGCATCCTGAGCGTGATCAAGGAAGTGCGCAAAGGTGGCCAGGTGGGTATTCCCGCCGACCCGGAGCCGGCGGAATCCGCGGGGATCTTTGTACCGTTCTTCGCCACTCAGGCGCTCACCAGCAAATTCGTGCCCAACATGCTCGCCGGCCACAAGGCTGTGGGGGTGTTCCTGCACGCCCTGCGCCTGCCTGACGGTTCGGGCTATAAGGTGATTCTGGAAGCGGCGCCGGAAGACATGTACAGCACCGACACCGCCACGTCCTGCGCAGCGATGAGCAAGGTAGTGGAGCGCTATGTCGGCGCCTACCCGAGCCAGTACATGTGGAGCATGAAGCGCTTCAAGAAACGCCCGCCGGGTGAAGCGCGGTGGTACTGA
- a CDS encoding tetratricopeptide repeat protein: MLESLEKMLAKGVDNSLLRFGLGKGYLDLKDNAKAAEHLHKCVEFDPKYSAAWKLLGKAQLGQGDNAAARQAWEKGIEAAQAHGDKQAEKEMAVFLKKLERQT, from the coding sequence ATGCTGGAGTCTCTGGAAAAGATGCTCGCAAAGGGCGTGGACAACTCGCTGCTGCGCTTTGGCTTGGGCAAGGGTTATCTGGATTTGAAGGACAATGCGAAGGCGGCGGAGCATCTTCACAAATGCGTCGAGTTCGACCCGAAATATTCGGCGGCCTGGAAGTTGTTGGGCAAGGCGCAGTTGGGGCAGGGTGATAACGCCGCAGCGCGACAGGCGTGGGAGAAGGGTATCGAAGCGGCCCAGGCCCATGGCGACAAGCAGGCCGAGAAAGAGATGGCGGTGTTCCTGAAGAAACTCGAGCGACAAACCTGA
- the trkA gene encoding Trk system potassium transporter TrkA translates to MKIIILGAGQVGGTLAEHLASEANDITVVDTDAERLRNLGDRLDIRTVQGRASFPTVLRQAGADDADMLVAVTNSDETNMVACQVAHTLFHTPTKIARVREAAYLTRAGLFDNDAIPVDVLISPEQVVTHYIKRLIEIPGALQVIDFAGGKAQLVAVKAYYGGPLVGQQLRQLREHMPNVETRVAAIFRRDRPILPQGDTVIEADDEVFFIAAKANIRAVMSEMRRLDETYKRIVIAGGGQIGERLAEAIESRYQVKIIEMSPSRCRHLSDTLDSTVVLQGSASDRDLLMEENIADADIFLALTNDDEANIMSSLLAKRLGAKKVMTIINNPAYVDLIQGGDIDIAISPQLATIGTLLAHVRRGDIVSVHSLRRGAAEAIEAIAHGDSKSSKVIGKAIRDIGLPPGTTIGAIIRDEEVLIAHDDTVIAAGDHVILFLVDKKHIRDVEKLFHVGLSFF, encoded by the coding sequence ATGAAAATCATCATCCTTGGGGCAGGGCAGGTTGGCGGTACGTTGGCCGAACATCTGGCCAGCGAAGCCAATGACATCACCGTGGTCGACACCGACGCCGAGCGCCTGCGCAACCTGGGTGACCGCCTGGACATCCGCACCGTACAAGGACGCGCGTCGTTTCCCACGGTGCTGCGTCAAGCGGGCGCCGACGATGCGGACATGCTCGTCGCCGTAACCAACAGCGACGAAACCAACATGGTCGCCTGCCAGGTCGCTCACACGTTGTTTCACACGCCGACCAAAATCGCCCGGGTGCGCGAAGCGGCCTACCTGACCCGTGCCGGGTTGTTCGACAACGACGCGATTCCGGTGGATGTGCTGATCAGCCCGGAACAAGTGGTGACTCACTACATCAAGCGCCTGATCGAAATTCCCGGCGCCCTGCAGGTGATCGACTTCGCCGGCGGCAAGGCCCAGTTGGTGGCGGTAAAGGCCTACTACGGTGGGCCGCTGGTGGGTCAGCAACTGCGCCAACTGCGCGAACACATGCCCAATGTGGAAACCCGTGTCGCAGCCATTTTCCGCCGTGACCGGCCGATCCTGCCCCAGGGCGACACCGTGATCGAAGCCGATGACGAAGTATTCTTCATCGCCGCCAAAGCGAATATTCGCGCAGTCATGAGCGAAATGCGTCGGCTGGACGAGACCTACAAGCGCATCGTCATTGCTGGTGGCGGGCAAATCGGCGAGCGGCTGGCGGAGGCCATCGAAAGCCGCTACCAAGTCAAGATTATCGAGATGAGCCCGTCGCGCTGTCGGCATCTGTCCGACACCCTGGACAGCACGGTCGTGCTGCAAGGCAGCGCCTCGGACCGCGACCTGCTGATGGAAGAGAACATCGCCGACGCGGATATCTTCCTGGCGCTGACCAACGATGACGAAGCCAACATCATGTCCTCACTGCTGGCCAAGCGGCTGGGGGCAAAAAAAGTCATGACCATCATCAACAATCCGGCCTATGTGGACCTGATCCAGGGCGGCGATATCGACATCGCCATCAGCCCGCAACTGGCGACCATCGGCACCTTGCTGGCCCACGTGCGCCGTGGCGATATCGTCAGCGTGCACTCCCTGCGCCGGGGCGCGGCGGAGGCCATCGAGGCGATTGCCCATGGCGACTCAAAGTCCAGCAAGGTCATCGGCAAGGCCATCCGCGACATCGGCCTGCCGCCGGGCACCACGATCGGCGCAATCATTCGCGATGAAGAGGTGCTGATCGCTCATGACGATACGGTGATTGCTGCCGGGGACCACGTCATCCTTTTCCTTGTGGATAAGAAACATATCCGCGATGTTGAAAAGCTGTTCCACGTGGGCTTGAGCTTTTTCTGA
- the rsmB gene encoding 16S rRNA (cytosine(967)-C(5))-methyltransferase RsmB, translated as MNPRLAAAKALAAVLNGKASLNSSLPTQLDKVEDRDRGFTQDLAFGTARWQPRLSALAAKLLQKPFKAADADVEALLLVGLYQLLYTRVPAHAAIGETVGCADKLKKPWAKALLNAVLRRAQRESEGLLAELEHDPVVRTAHPRWLQKSLKAFWPQEWEAICAANNAHPPMILRVNRRHHRRDAYLQLLTDAGINAAPCVYSTDGIVLEAATDVRSLPGFAEGWISVQDEAAQLAADLLDLAPGQRVLDACCAPGGKTCHILEVEKDLAHVVAVDLEAKRLVRVRENLARLGLSAELIAADGRDTAAWWDGQPFQRILLDAPCSATGVIRRHPDIKLTRQADDIVALAALQGELLDALWPTLEVGGILLYATCSTLPTENTEVIEAFLARTSGARELDLATAAGIKQPHGRQLLAQEGGHDGFYYAKLIKIAAARG; from the coding sequence ATGAACCCGCGTCTGGCCGCCGCCAAAGCCCTCGCCGCCGTTCTTAATGGCAAGGCATCGCTGAACAGTTCGCTGCCCACGCAGTTGGATAAGGTCGAGGATCGCGATCGCGGTTTCACCCAGGACCTGGCCTTCGGCACCGCGCGCTGGCAACCACGGTTGTCGGCGCTGGCCGCCAAACTGCTGCAGAAACCCTTCAAGGCGGCGGACGCGGATGTCGAGGCGCTGCTGCTGGTGGGTCTCTATCAACTGCTTTACACCCGCGTGCCGGCACATGCCGCCATCGGTGAGACCGTCGGCTGCGCCGACAAGCTGAAAAAACCCTGGGCCAAGGCCTTGCTCAACGCTGTGCTGCGCCGCGCCCAACGCGAAAGCGAAGGGCTGCTGGCCGAGTTGGAGCATGACCCCGTGGTTCGCACTGCTCACCCGCGCTGGCTGCAGAAATCGCTGAAAGCTTTTTGGCCACAGGAGTGGGAAGCCATTTGCGCGGCCAACAATGCGCACCCGCCGATGATCCTGCGGGTCAACCGTCGCCATCACCGCCGTGACGCGTACCTGCAATTGCTGACCGACGCCGGGATAAACGCCGCGCCGTGCGTGTACAGCACCGACGGCATCGTGCTTGAGGCGGCTACCGATGTGCGCAGCCTGCCAGGCTTTGCCGAAGGCTGGATCAGCGTGCAGGACGAAGCTGCGCAATTGGCCGCCGACCTGCTCGACCTGGCACCCGGCCAACGCGTGCTGGACGCCTGCTGCGCGCCCGGCGGTAAGACGTGTCACATCCTGGAAGTGGAAAAAGACCTGGCCCACGTGGTCGCCGTCGATCTGGAGGCCAAGCGTCTGGTACGCGTGCGGGAAAACCTTGCACGCCTGGGCCTGAGCGCAGAACTGATTGCCGCCGACGGCCGCGACACAGCCGCATGGTGGGACGGGCAGCCGTTTCAGCGCATCCTGCTCGACGCACCGTGCTCCGCCACCGGTGTAATCCGCCGCCACCCGGACATCAAGCTCACCCGCCAAGCCGACGACATCGTCGCGCTGGCCGCACTGCAAGGCGAGCTGCTCGACGCACTGTGGCCGACGCTGGAAGTCGGCGGCATCCTGCTCTACGCCACATGCTCCACCTTGCCCACCGAAAACACCGAGGTCATCGAAGCCTTCCTCGCCCGCACCAGCGGCGCGCGGGAACTGGACCTCGCCACCGCGGCCGGTATCAAGCAGCCCCATGGCCGACAACTGCTCGCGCAGGAAGGCGGGCACGATGGCTTCTACTACGCCAAACTGATCAAGATCGCCGCCGCGCGCGGCTGA
- a CDS encoding peptidoglycan-binding protein, whose translation MRKSLLVLLLWAPFAMALIPPPGRALDPSTQQAIQRFLLHNRILDTPEDLDTAPYVIAADNGRVLGADGERVHARGVLDPAQPGYAIVRRGRTYTDPRTRELLGVNADDIGTARFVSASDLSTLVVQRVTQEIRPGDRLLRLQPAVDPARLVTPASSASVEGHIIDIPRGVTQIGVLDAVTLNKGRRDGLVEGQLLTVIKAGARVRDPFSGSSVALPDTPAGTLLVFRTYEKLSFALVLSASRSLAVMDRFEAVHAAQ comes from the coding sequence ATGAGGAAATCGCTACTCGTCTTGCTGCTGTGGGCCCCGTTTGCCATGGCGCTGATCCCGCCGCCAGGCCGGGCGCTCGACCCTTCGACACAACAGGCCATCCAGCGTTTTTTATTGCACAACCGCATTCTGGATACGCCCGAGGACCTGGACACCGCGCCCTATGTAATTGCCGCCGATAACGGGCGTGTCCTGGGGGCTGATGGTGAACGCGTGCATGCGCGCGGCGTGCTGGATCCGGCCCAACCCGGCTATGCCATTGTGCGACGCGGCAGGACCTATACCGACCCGCGCACGCGCGAGCTGCTAGGCGTGAACGCCGACGATATCGGCACCGCGCGCTTTGTCAGCGCGAGCGATCTGAGCACGCTGGTGGTGCAACGGGTGACACAAGAGATACGCCCCGGTGATCGCTTGCTGCGACTCCAGCCGGCTGTCGACCCGGCACGCCTGGTGACACCGGCGTCTTCGGCGTCCGTTGAAGGGCACATCATTGATATCCCCCGAGGTGTCACTCAAATCGGCGTGCTCGACGCCGTGACCCTGAACAAAGGGCGCCGCGATGGCTTGGTGGAAGGCCAGTTGCTGACGGTGATCAAGGCCGGTGCCCGCGTCCGGGATCCATTCAGCGGTTCGTCCGTAGCCCTTCCCGACACACCCGCCGGTACGCTGCTGGTGTTTCGCACCTATGAAAAGCTCAGCTTCGCTTTGGTACTCAGCGCCTCCCGGTCGTTGGCGGTCATGGACCGTTTCGAGGCTGTCCATGCTGCGCAATAA
- the fmt gene encoding methionyl-tRNA formyltransferase, producing MTEPLRIVFAGTPEFAAEHLKALLASPYDIVAVYTQPDRPAGRGQKLMPSPVKQLALEHNIPVLQPPTLRNAEAQAELAALRPDLMVVVAYGLILPQAVLDIPRLGCINSHASLLPRWRGAAPIQRALEAGDSESGVTVMRMEAGLDTGPMLLKVSTPITAEDTGGSLHDRLAELGPPAVIQAITGLAAGTLQGQVQDDSLATYAHKLNKDEARLDWGRPAVELERLVRAFNPWPICHSSLNGEALKVLAATLADGKGAPGEIIAASKEGLLVACGEQALCLTRLQLPGGKALNFSDLFNSRREKFSLGSVLGTVTQ from the coding sequence ATGACCGAGCCACTGCGCATTGTTTTTGCCGGTACACCTGAATTTGCCGCCGAACACCTCAAGGCGCTGCTTGCCAGCCCTTATGACATCGTCGCGGTGTACACCCAGCCGGACCGCCCGGCAGGGCGTGGGCAAAAACTGATGCCGAGCCCGGTCAAACAGCTGGCGCTGGAGCACAACATTCCCGTGCTGCAGCCGCCGACCCTGCGCAACGCCGAGGCCCAGGCCGAACTGGCGGCGTTGCGACCGGACCTGATGGTGGTAGTGGCGTACGGCCTGATCCTGCCTCAGGCAGTACTGGATATCCCACGCCTGGGTTGCATCAACAGCCACGCCTCGTTATTGCCGCGTTGGCGCGGCGCGGCGCCGATCCAGCGCGCCTTGGAAGCCGGCGACAGCGAAAGCGGCGTGACCGTGATGCGCATGGAAGCGGGCCTGGACACCGGTCCGATGCTGCTGAAAGTCAGCACCCCGATCACCGCCGAGGACACCGGCGGCAGCCTGCACGACCGCCTCGCCGAGCTGGGCCCCCCGGCTGTGATCCAGGCCATCACCGGCCTCGCCGCCGGTACGCTGCAAGGCCAAGTGCAAGACGACAGCCTGGCCACTTACGCACACAAATTGAACAAAGACGAAGCACGCCTTGACTGGGGCCGTCCGGCCGTGGAGCTGGAGCGCCTGGTACGTGCCTTCAACCCTTGGCCGATCTGCCACAGCAGCCTCAATGGCGAAGCTTTGAAAGTGCTGGCCGCCACTTTGGCCGACGGCAAAGGTGCCCCCGGTGAAATCATCGCCGCCAGCAAGGAGGGTCTGCTGGTGGCCTGCGGCGAACAGGCGCTGTGCCTGACCCGTCTGCAATTGCCGGGCGGAAAAGCGCTGAATTTCAGTGATTTGTTCAACAGCCGGCGTGAGAAATTTTCCCTGGGTAGCGTGCTCGGGACGGTCACCCAATGA